A single window of Gavia stellata isolate bGavSte3 chromosome 14, bGavSte3.hap2, whole genome shotgun sequence DNA harbors:
- the F9 gene encoding coagulation factor IX: MANIHLVLSICLLGACLAAESTVFIENKEASSVLLRQKRANSNRLEEVIPGNLERECIEEKCSFEEAREVFENREKTMEFWKTYIDGDQCEPNPCKNGAVCKDAVSSYVCWCPAGYEGRNCEIDFTCAIKNGGCKHFCRHDPPQKVVCSCAAGYRLHEDGKSCEPTVPYPCGRITAPEAKSKLTRAINTFEHWNITADDHDEAHDEVLDNITETSTAATTKITPIIKTGTRVVGGSDSMRGEVPWQVYLVNSHGVGFCGASIINEKWVVTAAHCLQPGDNVTAVAGEYNTNEDDKTEQRRKVVKILPHPTYNASINKHHNDIALLELDQPLSFNSYVTPICVGNREFTNALLKHGTGTVSGWGSTLFRGRPATVLQILKVPFVDRPTCLKSTSTTILQNMFCAGFPAGGSDTCGGDSGGPYTTEIEGTWFLTGITSWGEECAKPGKYGIYTRVSKYLKWIKEITRLT; this comes from the exons ATGGCAAATATCCACCTCGTACTCTCCATTTGTCTTCTGGGAGCTTGTCTTGCTGCTGAAAGTACAG TCTTCATCGAGAACAAAGAGGCGAGCTCGGTTCTGCTCAGGCAAAAGCGAGCCAATTCAAACAGACTGGAAGAGGTTATTCCTGGGAACCTCGAGCGAGAATGcatagaagaaaaatgcagctttgaaGAAGCCCGAGAAGTGtttgaaaacagagagaaaact atgGAGTTTTGGAAAACATACATTG ACGGAGATCAGTGCGAGCCCAATCCATGCAAAAACGGAGCCGTTTGCAAGGACGCAGTAAGTTCCTACGTGTGCTGGTGCCCAGCTGGGTACGAAGGCAGAAACTGTGAGATAG actTCACTTGTGCTATTAAAAATGGAGGCTGCAAGCACTTTTGCAGGCATGACCCGCCGCAGAAAGTTGTGTgttcctgtgctgctggctaTAGACTTCATGAAGACGGAAAGTCCTGTGAACCTACAG TGCCGTATCCCTGCGGGAGGATCACGGCTCCTGAAGCGAAGAGCAAGCTCACCCGTGCCATAAACACCTTTGAGCACTGGAACATCACCGCTGATGACCACGATGAGGCTCATGACGAGGTGCTCGACAACATCACGGAAACCAGCACCGCCGCCACCACGAAAATCACGCCGATAATTAAGACGGGCACCCGGGTTGTCGGTGGATCAGACAGCATGAGAGGCGAGGTGCCTTGGCAG GTTTATCTGGTGAACAGCCACGGCGTGGGCTTCTGCGGCGCATCCATCATCAACGAGAAATGGGTAGTGACAGCGGCGCACTGCCTGCAACCAGGCGACAACGTCACTGCCGTGGCAG GTGAATACAACACCAACGAGGATGACAAGACGGAGCAGCGGCGTAAAGTGGTGAAAATCCTTCCCCACCCCACGTACAACGCCTCGATCAACAAGCACCACAACGACATTGCCCTCCTGGAGCTGGACCAGCCGCTCAGCTTCAACAGCTACGTCACCCCCATCTGCGTCGGCAACCGGGAGTTCACCAATGCCCTGCTGAAGCACGGGACGGGGACGGTGAGTGGCTGGGGCAGCACGCTTTTCCGTGGCCGGCCGGCCACCGTCCTCCAGATCCTCAAAGTGCCCTTCGTCGACCGGCCAACCTGCCTCAAGAGCACCTCCACCACCATCCTGCAGAACATGTTCTGCGCGGGGTTCCCGGCCGGGGGCAGTGACACCTGCGGGGGGGACAGCGGAGGTCCCTACACCACCGAGATTGAGGGCACCTGGTTTCTCACGGGGATCACCAGCTGGGGCGAGGAATGTGCCAAGCCGGGTAAATACGGCATCTACACCAGGGTCTCCAAGTACCTGAAATGGATAAAGGAAATCACGAGGCTTACCTAA